In the genome of Coriobacteriia bacterium, one region contains:
- a CDS encoding PD-(D/E)XK nuclease family transposase produces MQHAIDPKIDCVFKALLGSEENRNLLIHFLNTFLAQELTEPLVW; encoded by the coding sequence ATGCAACATGCCATCGACCCCAAAATAGACTGCGTGTTCAAAGCCTTACTGGGTAGCGAGGAAAACCGTAACCTGCTCATCCACTTTCTCAACACTTTCCTGGCGCAAGAACTGACTGAACCGTTAGTCTGGG